A region from the Corticium candelabrum chromosome 14, ooCorCand1.1, whole genome shotgun sequence genome encodes:
- the LOC134190363 gene encoding uncharacterized protein LOC134190363 codes for MTYGPKLCVEDAGDIDIGIPGRSVQHIKQSKYLGSIVSDDLSLDLDITERIAQAGKCFGALKEAVFQSPHVTSETKNMLFQSTVLSVLLYGSSSWAVTRRDITRLVTFTNQCQRFMLGIHKFKQQSERITSNDIRHKLGNLETAEDSLMAQRLRWLGHLERMEDHRLPRQLLHAWLPSTRPAHVVRLRWKDRIVKDLKMVGLTSTWSQRT; via the coding sequence ATGACTTATGGTCCCAAACTGTGTGTTGAAGATGCTGGGGATATTGATATAGGGATTCCCGGTCGCAGTGTGCAACACATAAAACAGTCCAAATATCTCGGTTCTATCGTATCTGATGATTTGAGCTTAGACCTGGACATAACAGAAAGAATTGCACAAGCAGGAAAGTGCTTTGGAGCACTAAAAGAAGCTGTCTTTCAGTCTCCCCATGTAACATCTGAAACAAAGAATATGCTGTTCCAGTCAACTGTCTTATCAGTTCTACTGTATGGGTCATCTTCTTGGGCCGTGACTAGAAGAGATATCACAAGGCTTGTGACATTTACAAATCAATGTCAACGTTTCATGCTGGGTATACACAAGTTCAAACAACAATCGGAACGAATCACATCAAACGACATCAGGCATAAGCTTGGCAATCTTGAAACTGCAGAAGACTCTTTGATGGCTCAACGGCTTAGATGGCTTGGTCATCTAGAACGTATGGAAGATCATCGTCTGCCCAGGCAGCTGCTTCATGCGTGGCTACCATCAACCCGTCCAGCGCATGTGGTCAGACTACGGTGGAAAGACAGGATTGTAAAAGACCTTAAAATGGTTGGCCTAACAAGCACCTGGTCCCAGCGTACGTAG
- the LOC134190364 gene encoding uncharacterized protein LOC134190364: MSFHPEMLWTPSRRCINRRWDCGRCDHCSRGHEPMLADMICQEWPAPASCACGSASAVSNIGFCTSTEIHKRTSFCIFVRCGTEQLCVPVFPCTTGFHIKRGVEMRTGLSTDVLKLHSRRSVVAL; this comes from the exons ATGTCTTTTCATCCAGAAATGCTTTGGACGCCGTCTAGACGTTGCATCAATCGGAGATGGGATTGTGGTCGCTGTGACCACTGTAGCCGTGGACATGAACCGA TGTTAGCTGACATGATTTGTCAAGAATGGCCTGCTCCTGCGTCCTGTGCTTGTGGCTCGGCGTCAGCAG TGAGTAATATTGGGTTTTGCACGAGTACGGAAATCCACAAGCGTACAAG CTTCTGTATTTTTGTACGTTGTGGAACGGAGCAATTGTGTGTACCAGTTTTTCCATGTACTACCGGATTCCACATAAAACGTGGCGTCGAGATGAGAACTGGATTGTCAACGGATGTGTTGAAGCTGCATTCTCGG CGATCTGTTGTTGCTTTGTAG
- the LOC134190362 gene encoding uncharacterized protein LOC134190362, protein MAWTSSRRCINRRRVCTCSLCMCEQELTDTICQQRSAPASRACCSKSAESTLRLYTRKEMDKRTRFCVFVRCGTEHLCVPVSPCTTGFHIKCSVEMRTGIGANVLMLHSRTARHRMLDDFQTLEEQGITTGSSLDVCLTLCGGGDNERRTRSPEHNSLRHVSTRYSPISRNAGESEDDALDDNTAELKKMIGSLGIGRKSVKNCVDTLVDEGFESIQSLEKVKVEFLVQTIGLKLGHAHSIVQELPKWLPQIVRLRFENGPTKVLKEKPNCSLQLFRNSISSKYPGHSFVFVSRTAEIDEEQESDLSILDIRDSETSTIDIRFLNGFVPLSYGRENRTSFSDQRSRDQSPLVHRTEPALLDGDSRNESLHSINNDENYLAGRQPSPTESRMTQEGEVESSNDCEISHVVDEAAKATSPVQTGFLDAVCATGTGTVSALPGNSSGVNENGAVLVSAHAHREEHEEELLESSPHVATETAVGNVANLGAFTGFSIVSEPMKIVTQTQTDVLPRAGEDHITENHRQSESSSADEDRRTVEALGVVNRESAAGRDYSTVGRDTNDHSVDVKRDAASSRRKRLKQRRKDQSSLKPAVTDQAMKFYDNERATASSDFSDLSSHRSMLDSTSTSTLPVVSSCHSESDVESLHSDSTDVRHAYNDSGLQQREACCETVVYNTTELSDQSSDIPVLPDATASSDSESSSVSHFPCASNFSVNQQFCVRRAFRKYPLQLTYPMGSVLRKGAEEADEVELEYWSLIDVPLHVLPLRMMKCAVPFITACLNSRLKGTIGFGVVGRENRENTTFSQVVGIPVKKNMIGLIESLFTDLLNHHIATKSFSKLDRLQRDFIKVYPIKVTYTSSRDDRTVRLDRYVFEIDVCPLWDALSTHLFYCWWFSEDHDDLLGRKAYRVYQNESLIDKERKNRMLVERRNGQTCKRYASQETVLADEVKQKCQQFKQNAEKKSSASSDSSCNQEELVRLLKERLKSLATSIFDYVVIANDIPSDQRTSRAPFLFDFVKLIPLVGVIDFDPSSERDGLYKCVTARLDDNNPHPPLQPLILHHDDCERHFTRSFNKMFRKTQVLHAAHQLPWIFANEREGELERLDESMWFCQCKGNVDIALRMMKEQFPHVVAMFLVFGESAIKEMAWLVDSVFSLFKLLQSSKSEKRLLILCDEQSTVDSLVMSCSMRHEVVRSHCVAGLPWKIVGEVITELTGTIPEADGAKFLLTSSDVITPVSRQKLSEWRSIEVLDYYESKKPVPKYRITEIRDNFYKGERVSWDNLKLNHDVKRVLAFKVKQCVQDRLNARSGQLSAGRLIKVPISITIVTILHRPGTGGSTLAKRIMWDLHQETKCRCAVISGITEKTLQHLEELQRFGEKNSHGGECLPLLLYWDGDDADQFSNLVLQLSKRLVRGVVLEVKALSYDMDEDEIEGDATFIVPTELKQAEVTGLKAIIWKLEQSQDKRNKLLQDVDRDRRLFYFGLRLFGKHYNQERLMLYVNRRLNEMSYIEQQLLQFCSFVYIYGHMSIPRSCFKDTYLSKSAEDVEHFSMRSISPSCSDLLLEIQETTDKYVYYGWRPAHRLVAEIILNEKDLVQTAIDFMSTTLQGQSYGTKYLAEVACELFSKRTYFHKGDEWYDEYDEIATDFYRHKPQQTKSSRYSLFITEVLDSNKYDVDTAVALWFTLCTFVRENPYAWQHFARFLALQIRDGDVKPFLRDYICELLSRKITANEYYSLQLIPTDDIRLGYLQGSESAKSDDSAEGDLSAKSGEGDVSDRDGFAVALECIREAHTLQPNVSAIHCTEGLIYKTKLDCYAGDVNVSTTDVEQALTITNSAFEAFKKAQSCLQKYRNWYPLVGEIQVGIKMLQILKGWSAFEKRYYTRDGLSFEAYVSGEFTEFPESLSPQHEKLLKSLVQRILHLLHSVFQHESAVHADRSTEEPIQRRWRSAVLAASELQIQFYKTLSFKREEIYADKSRWEHNPKMREMLSDAILKDSQENPFSSWNSLPSRIMKKLIDLLMPVVKQKGHKVGSSTVVMLVRACLESDLDKPPPWSDIVELIHNCCIDFPKSEWAFMFRGMIHFPFPNDQHLFVANPKLAIESFRDCELLMQKKPFQFKRARPRYFVGRNRGEYVFVPYSRVSHWGGSLERHKTEGLYLNSPEWWRSHPAWTRLARLQGIRQDARMINYKGIRIRMDRDPNPNSEGREKLWFCVGFTVQGPVAFDALDEETYANLCDAEANGEIPDFEHIIKEKMAERSAATDSNRTADNTGRQSSQNREVTAAVTSRRDVARATDSSVSPTFQNKKTIVKQKPNTSDDTPKVRSRTRQSATGRDTTTPDLPPTTRDSETAHHDDECEPSLETAIASVSASARKMTGNVSPTSAASVVTLSPKPKGDAAAFSQEVDQHAPPSGRKKLDNPEQEQSSHKLQRAFSIAGISGLSDESVRKVAAKFGAFKLRRHKKESAVLVFESPKDAESAYSGLSTAFKGRYVEVKWERS, encoded by the exons CGGCAGAGCTGAAAAAAATGATTGGTTCTCTTGGCATCGGGCGCAAGTCAGTGAAAAATTGTGTGGATACCCTCGTTGATGAGGGTTTTGAGAGCATCCAAAGTCTAGAAAAGGTTAAGGTCGAATTTCTTGTGCAGACGATTGGCCTGAAGCTAGGTCATGCGCACAGTATTGTTCAGGAACTGCCAAAATGGTTGCCACAGATTGTACGGTTACGTTTTGAGAACGGCCCTACCAAAGTGCTAAAAGAAAAGCCGAACTGTTCTCTTCAACTGTTTCGGAATAGTATTAGCAGCAAATATCCCGGACATTCATTCGTTTTTGTCAGCAGAACGGCAGAAATTGACGAAGAGCAGGAATCTGATTTATCTATTCTTGATATCCGTGACAGTGAAACATCTACAATCGATATTAGGTTTCTAAACG GCTTTGTTCCACTCTCGTACGGACGGGAAAATCGTACTAGTTTTTCAGACCAACGGTCACGAGACCAGAGTCCACTTGTTCACCGAACAGAGCCCGCGTTACTTGACGGTGACAGTCGAAATGAAAGTTTACATTCTATTAATAACGACGAAAATTATTTAGCAGGGAGACAACCTTCTCCGACCGAGTCTAGAATGACCCAAGAAGGCGAGGTCGAATCTAGTAATGACTGTGAAATTTCTCACGTTGTTGACGAGGCTGCGAAAGCAACATCACCAGTGCAAACGGGATTTCTCGACGCTGTTTGCGCTACCGGAACCGGAACAGTAAGCGCATTGCCGGGAAACTCCAGCGGGGTGAACGAAAATGGTGCTGTTTTGGTGTCTGCGCATGCCCATCGTGAAGAACACGAGGAAGAGTTGCTAGAGAGTTCTCCACACGTGGCTACAGAGACTGCTGTCGGCAACGTTGCAAATTTGGGTGCTTTCACTGGCTTCAGCATCGTCAGCGAACCGATGAAAATCGTGACACAAACGCAGACTGACGTACTGCCTCGTGCAGGTGAAGATCACATTACCGAGAACCACCGCCAATCGGAGTCTTCCAGTGCCGACGAGGATAGAAGAACGGTAGAAGCTTTGGGCGTCGTTAACAGAGAATCTGCTGCAGGAAGGGATTACTCGACGGTCGGCAGAGATACGAATGACCATTCGGTGGACGTCAAGAGGGATGCTGCTTCTTCAAGAAGAAAAAGACTCAAACAGAGACGAAAGGACCAGTCTTCACTAAAACCCGCTGTAACAGATCAGGCAATGAAATTTTACGACAATGAACGAGCGACGGCATCATCTGACTTTTCTGATTTGTCTAGTCATCGTTCGATGCTCGATTCGACGTCGACTTCTACTCTACCGGTTGTCTCGTCTTGTCACAGTGAATCAGATGTCGAGAGCTTACATTCAGACAGCACAGACGTTAGGCATGCGTACAACGACAGCGGTTTGCAACAGCGCGAAGCTTGCTGTGAAACTGTAGTCTACAACACGACAGAACTCTCGGACCAGTCCAGCGACATTCCTGTGTTGCCTGACGCTACCGCGTCTTCTGATTCCGAAAGTAGTTCGGTTTCTCATTTTCCTTGTGCAAGCAATTTTTCAGTCAATCAACAATTTT GTGTTAGGCGGGCTTTCCGTAAGTATCCGTTGCAGTTGACGTACCCGATGGGAAGTGTACTTCGTAAAGGCGCAGAAGAAGCAGATGAAGTGGAATTGGAATACTGGTCTCTGATTGACGTGCCTCTACATGTACTTCCCTTGCGCATGATGAAGTGCGCTGTTCCGTTTATTACCGCTTGCTTAAATTCGCGACTCAAGGGCACTATTGGGTTTGGGGTTGTCGGAAGAGAAAATAGAGAAAATACAACGTTCTCACAGGTGGTTGGAATTCCGGTCAAGAAGAACATGATTGGACTTATTGAATCCTTGTTTACCGACTTGCTGAACCATCACATCGCAACTAAGAGTTTTTCAAAGCTAGACAGACTGCAGAGGGACTTCATAAAAGTATATCCCATTAAAGTAACATACACTTCTTCAAGAGATGACCGCACTGTGCGACTTGATCGATACGTATTTGAAATTGATGTTTGTCCTCTGTGGGATGCTCTTAGTACTCACCTTTTCTATTGTTGGTGGTTCAGTGAAGACCATGACGATTTACTTGGGCGTAAGGCATATCGTGTTTACCAAAATGAGTCTCTTATTGATAAAGAACGAAAGAACAGAATGTTAGTGGAACGACGAAATGGTCAGACATGTAAGCGATATGCTAGCCAGGAAACCGTTCTTGCTGATGAGGTGAAGCAGAAATGCCAGCAGTTTAAGCAAAATGCTGAAAAGAAGAGTTCAGCGTCATCAG ATTCTTCTTGTAATCAGGAAGAATTGGTTCGGCTGTTGAAGGAAAGACTGAAATCTCTTGCGACATCGATATTCGACTATGTGGTCATTGCTAACGACATTCCTTCCGATCAGCGTACCTCACGAGCACCGTTTCTATTTGATTTTGTGAAGTTGATACCTTTAGTCGGTGTGATCGATTTTGACCCGAGCTCGGAAAGGGATGGGCTTTACAAGTGCGTAACGGCTCGTCTTGATGACAACAATCCTCATCCTCCTCTTCAGCCTTTAATATTGCACCACGATGATTGTGAGAGACACTTTACACGATCGTTCAACAAGATGTTTCGCAAAACGCAGGTGCTACATGCAGCACATCAGTTGCCGTGGATTTTCGCTAACGAAAGGGAAGGAGAGTTGGAGAGATTGGACGAGTCTATGTGGTTTTGTCAATGCAAAGGCAACGTAGACATTGCACTAAGGATGATGAAAGAACAATTTCCACATGTTGTAGCCATGTTTCTTGTATTTGGCGAAAGTGCAATCAAGGAAATGGCATGGCTTGTAGACAGCGTTTTCAGTCTGTTCAAGCTGCTTCAAAGTTCCAAATCAGAGAAGAGACTTTTGATCCTGTGCGACGAGCAAAGTACTGTGGACAGTCTAGTGATGTCGTGCAGTATGCGACATGAAGTCGTCCGTAGCCATTGTGTAGCCGGACTACCCTGGAAGATTGTGGGTGAGGTTATTACAGAGTTGACGGGAACTATTCCAGAAGCGGACGGTGCAAAGTTTCTCCTTACAAGTTCTGATGTTATAACGCCAGTCTCACGCCAAAAGTTGAGCGAGTGGAGGAGCATAGAAGTGTTAGACTATTATGAGAGTAAGAAGCCTGTACCAAAATATCGTATAACTGAGATCAGAGATAACTTCTACAAAGGTGAACGAGTTTCTTGGGATAATTTAAAGCTAAATCATGATGTTAAGCGAGTTCTGGCCTTCAAAGTGAAGCAATGCGTACAGGATCGTTTGAACGCTAGATCTGGTCAACTGTCGGCTGGAAGGTTAATTAAAGTGCCGATTTCTATTACTATAGTTACTATCTTGCATCGGCCAGGTACTGGAGGATCCACCTTGGCAAAACGAATTATGTGGGATTTACATCAAGAAACAAAGTGTCGCTGTGCAGTCATTAGCGGTATTACTGAGAAAACTTTGCAACATTTGGAGGAACTTCAAAGGTTTGGTGAGAAAAATTCTCATGGCGGGGAATGCTTGCCTTTGTTGTTGTACTGGGATGGCGATGATGCTGACCAGTTTTCTAATTTAGTTCTTCAGCTTTCTAAACGCCTCGTTCGTGGTGTCGTTCTTGAGGTTAAGGCCTTGTCATATGACATGGATGAAGACGAGATCGAAGGTGATGCCACGTTTATAGTTCCGACCGAGCTTAAACAAGCTGAAGTAACCGGTCTCAAGGCTATCATTTGGAAGCTAGAGCAAAGCCAAGACAAGAGGAACAAATTGCTGCAAGATGTTGATCGTGATCGACGGCTGTTCTACTTTGGCTTGCGCCTGTTTGGCAAACATTACAATCAGGAGCGCTTGATGCTCTACGTTAATCGGAGACTCAATGAGATGAGCTACATTGAACAGCAGTTACTCCAATTTTGCAGCTTCGTTTATATCTACGGTCACATGTCTATACCCAGATCTTGTTTCAAGGACACTTACCTGTCTAAGTCAGCAGAAGATGTCGAACACTTTAGTATGAGAAGCATCAGTCCGTCGTGCAGCGACTTACTACTCGAAATTCAGGAAACTACAGATAAATATGTATACTACGGATGGAGACCAGCTCATCGGCTGGTTGCAGAAATCATACTCAATGAGAAAGATCTGGTTCAAACGGCAATTGATTTCATGTCTACAACGCTTCAAGGGCAATCGTACGGGACGAAGTACCTTGCTGAAGTGGCTTGTGAACTGTTTTCCAAACGAACATATTTTCATAAAGGCGATGAATGGTACGACGAGTACGATGAGATTGCAACCGATTTCTACCGTCACAAGCCGCAACAGACCAAGAGCAGCCGCTATTCTCTTTTTATAACAGAAGTGTTAGATTCCAACAAATACGATGTAGACACAGCCGTAGCGTTGTGGTTTACGCTGTGCACGTTTGTCAGAGAAAATCCGTATGCTTGGCAGCACTTCGCCAGATTCTTGGCTCTGCAAATACGGGATGGGGACGTGAAGCCGTTCTTGCGTGATTACATATGCGAGCTACTCTCCAGAAAGATCACAGCTAATGAATACTATAGCTTACAATTGATTCCGACTGATGACATCCGTCTAGGGTACCTGCAAGGCAGTGAATCCGCGAAAAGTGATGACTCCGCGGAAGGTGATCTGTCGGCTAAATCTGGGGAAGGTGATGTTTCAGATAGGGATGGGTTTGCGGTCGCCTTAGAATGCATACGCGAAGCTCACACACTTCAGCCGAATGTCAGTGCTATTCACTGTACAGAAGGTTTAATTTATAAAACAAAACTGGATTGTTATGCTGGCGATGTAAATGTCTCTACTACTGACGTAGAACAAGCTCTAACCATTACCAACTCGGCATTTGAGGCATTTAAGAAGGCTCAGTCGTGTCTTCAAAAGTACCGTAATTGGTATCCTCTGGTGGGAGAAATTCAAGTTGGCATTAAAATGCTCCAGATTCTAAAGGGTTGGTCAGCGTTTGAGAAAAGGTATTACACACGTGATGGGTTGTCATTCGAAGCGTACGTCAGTGGTGAGTTTACCGAATTCCCTGAATCTTTGTCTCCACAACACGAGAAGCTTTTAAAGTCTTTAGTCCAGCGCATCCTTCACCTTTTGCACTCTGTGTTTCAGCACGAGAGCGCAGTGCACGCCGATCGTTCCACAGAAGAGCCAATTCAACGACGCTGGAGAAGTGCTGTTCTCGCTGCTTCAGAGTTACAGATACAGTTTTACAAAACGTTGTCGTTCAAGAGAGAAGAAATATATGCCGATAAGTCACGTTGGGAACATAACCCCAAGATGAGGGAGATGCTTTCCGACGCGATTCTAAAAGATAGTCAAGAGAATCCATTTAGTTCTTGGAACAGTCTACCTTCTCGAATTATGAAGAAACTGATCGACCTTCTCATGCCCGTTGTGAAACAGAAAGGGCACAAAGTAGGAAGTTCTACTGTTGTTATGCTTGTACGGGCATGCTTGGAATCAGATCTAGACAAGCCACCGCCGTGGAGCGATATCGTGGAATTGATTCACAATTGCTGCATTGACTTTCCTAAGTCAGAATGGGCTTTTATGTTTCGAGGAATGATCCATTTTCCTTTTCCAAATGATCAACACCTGTTTGTGGCTAATCCAAAGCTCGCCATTGAGTCTTTTCGCGATTGTGAATTGCTGATGCAGAAGAAACCATTTCAGTTCAAGAGAGCGAGGCCACGGTACTTCGTTGGCAGAAACAGAGGCGAATATGTCTTTGTACCGTATAGTAGGGTGTCGCATTGGGGAGGTTCGTTGGAGCGTCACAAGACCGAAGGCCTCTATCTTAACTCGCCCGAATGGTGGAGAAGTCATCCTGCGTGGACACGACTGGCTAGACTTCAAGGCATTCGACAGGACGCACGGATGATTAACTACAAGGGAATACGAATACGTATGGACAGAGATCCCAATCCTAATTCGGAAGGGCGGGAAAAATTGTGGTTTTGCGTTGGCTTTACTGTGCAAGGACCGGTTGCTTTTGACGCACTCGACGAAGAGACATACGCTAATCTGTGTGATGCAGAAGCTAATGGGGAGATTCCTGACTTTGAGCATATTATAAAGGAAAAAATGGCCGAGCGTTCTGCGGCAACAGATTCTAACAGAACTGCGGACAATACCGGCCGACAATCCAGTCAAAACCGCGAAGTGACAGCGGCTGTTACGTCACGTCGAGATGTAGCTCGTGCTACGGATAGTTCTGTTTCACCAACGTTTcagaacaagaaaacaattgtCAAACAGAAGCCCAACACATCTGACGATACACCAAAAGTACGGTCTCGGACGAGACAAAGTGCAACCGGTAGAGACACGACTACTCCCGACTTACCGCCGACAACTCGAGACTCGGAAACTGCACATCACGATGATGAATGTGAACCTTCACTAGAAACTGCCATTGCATCCGTGTCCGCTTCTGCTCGAAAAATGACTGGTAATGTTAGTCCAACGTCCGCGGCTTCAGTTGTCACACTTTCACCAAAACCTAAGGGTGATGCCGCCGCATTCAGCCAAGAAGTCGATCAGCATGCGCCACCATCGGGTCGAAAGAAACTTGATAACCCCGAGCAAGAGCAGTCTTCTCACAAGTTACAGCGTGCTTTCAGCATCGCGGGTATTTCAGGCCTTTCTGACGAGAGTGTTCGCAAAGTAGCCGCAAAGTTTGGTGCATTCAAATTGCGCCGACACAAGAAAGAGAGTGCCGTACTTGTTTTCGAGTCGCCTAAAGATGCCGAGTCTGCATATAGCGGCCTCTCTACTGCATTCAAGGGTCGATACGTTGAGGTAAAATGGGAGAGAAGTTAA